CAAGAAAAACATAAGCGCACGCAAGATCATAAACAAGGCCTCGCTGGAAAACGCCATAAGGGTATGCATGGCGACGGGCGGCTCCACAAACGCGGCCCTGCATCTACCTGCTATCGC
The DNA window shown above is from Acetomicrobium sp. S15 = DSM 107314 and carries:
- a CDS encoding dihydroxy-acid dehydratase domain-containing protein; protein product: MEVKQRVDEALEYIKKNISARKIINKASLENAIRVCMATGGSTNAALHLPAIA